The genomic segment TATTTCTTTGTTTGCTGAATTAGAACAGCCTAAACAGATGTGTAATCAATTCGATTATGAAAATAATTCTATTACATTTACATATAGCACAACATTTTATGAAAGTGAAGATTCATTATTCTTTAGTTATAAATTAGAAGGTTTTAATGATAAATGGAGTGCATGGTCAGAACAAACAAAAAAAGAATATACTAATTTATCTGAGGGCGATTATGAATTTTATGTTAAAGCAAAAAATATATTTAATGTTAAAAGCAAACCTGCAAAATATTCATTTGCAATTCTTCCACCATGGCACAGAACCATATTTGCATATATAGCTTATTTTATAATTTTTGCCCTGATTTTTTATCTCGCTATTATGCTTAATATCAAGAGGCTAAAAGCAGCTAATCAAAGACTCGAAGAAATAGTAAAACAACGAACAGCAGAAATCGAAAAACAAAAAAAGGAACTTGAAAAATTATCAATAGTTGCCAGCGAAACTGATAATGCTGTTATTATTATGGATGCTAAAGGTAATTTCGAATGGGTAAACGAAGGATTTACAAGAATGTATGGATATACTCTCAATGAATTTATAAAAAAAATAGGGAGAAATATTAAGGATGTTAGTCCTAATATTTATATAACAGAAATGATAGATTCCTGTATATTAAATAAAGAATCAATGAATTATGAATCATTAACTGTTTCAAAATCAGGCAATAAAATCTGGACTCAAACTACATTAACTCCAATATTAGATGAAAACAAAAATGTAATAAAACTTGTTGCTATTGATACAAATATTGAAAGATTAAAAACTGCCGAAGAAGAAATATCTCAACAAAAAGAAGAACTTCAATCGCAAAGTGAACTTCTTGAAGAATCAAATACTGAATTAGAACGAACAAATTTATTTATAACCGATAGTATTAGTTATGCAAAACTAATCCAGGAGGCAATGTTGCCTTCAAAAAATATATTAAAAGAATACTTTCCAGAATATTTTATTTTTTACCAACCAAGATATATTGTTAGCGGAGATTTTTACTGGTTTTCACATCAGGATAACAAAACTTTCATTGCTTCTGTTGATTGTACAGGACACGGAGTACCCGGAGCATTTATGTCTATGATTGGTAATACATTGTTAAATGAAATTGTTAATGAAAAAAAGATATTTGCTCCTGATAAAATACTTGAAAAACTAAACACTGGTGTTATAAATTCATTAAATCAGGAAGGTGAAAATAAACAAGTACAGGATGACGGTATGGATATTTCATTATGTTGTATCGATAAAAAAAATAAAACAATAGAATTTGCTTGTGCAAACCAAACTATTTATATGTTTCAGGATAAAAAAATGATAATAATTGAGGGTGATATATATTCAATAGGTGGAGTTTTAGCAAAAAAGCACGAAATAAAGTTTAAAAAGCATACATACGAACTCAAGAAAGATACATGTTTCTATTTGTTTTCTGATGGGTATCAAGACCAATTCGGAGGAAAAGAAAACAAAAAATTTATGCGTTCCAGATTTGAAGAACTACTGGTTAATTCGCAAAATTATAATATGAATCAACAATACCAAATAATAAAATCAACATTTGATGTTTGGAAAGGGTTTAATAAACAAATTGATGATATACTCGTTATTGGAATTAAAATTGATAAGGTTTAATGTTCAACAAGTTCAAATTTTAAATCTGTCAACTTAGAATATTTTAAACCTGCAGAATACATGTCAATATCCCTTTTTTTATAATACCATTTTATATATACATTACTAATATCAGAGAGTTTTTCGAAAAGAAATAACATTTTTGTAATCTGCTTAGCCGAAGATGTAGTAAAAAAATCTAACTTAAAATTTATTGTAGTTTCAGCTTGAGGATTTTTAATATATTTATAAATCCAATCAAAAAGAGGATGATAAAATACAAGAGCATTTTCAGGTAACGACTTTTTTGAAATTTCTAAAATACCCTTATCTGCATCAAAAAGTACATGTGGTGTATCATTCGTAGGCTCAATAATAAGAGAGTCCATGCTTTTTTATTTAGTAAAAGAAAAATATAAAGATAATTAAATATACTGAATTCAAAAAATTTTTACAAAATTCTGTTATATCCTGTTAAAATGAAGACTATTGGTATGTATTATACTAATAAAACTATTAATAAATATTTGATTTATAAAAAAGCTTAATTCTCAATTATTTCAAATTTTAAATCTGTCAACTTAGAATATTTTAAACCTGCAGAATACATGTCAATATCCTCTTTTTTATAATACCATTTTATTGATACATCGCTAATATCAGAGAGCTTTTCGAGAAGAAATAAAATTTTTGTTATTTGCTTTGCTGAAGATGTAGTAAAAAATTCTAACTTAAAATTTATTCGAGTTTCAGTTTGAGGATTTTCAATATAATCATAGATCCATTCAAAAAGAGGATGATAAAATTCAAGAGCATTTTCAGGTAAGGATCTTTCTGAAATTTCTAAAATACCCTTATCTGCATCAAAATATACACGTGGAGTATCATTTGTAGGCTCAATAATAAGAGAATCCATGTTTTTTTATTTAATAAACAAAAATTTAAAGATAACTAAATATACTGAATTCAAAAAATTTTTACAAAATTCTGTTATATCCTGTTAAAAAGAAGACTATTGGTATGTATTATACTAATATAAAACTATTGATAAATATTTTATGTATTAAAAAAGCTTAATTCTCAATTATTTCAAATACTAAATCTGTTAACTTAGAATATTTTAAACCTGCAGAATACATGTCAATATCCTCTTTTTTATAATACCATTTTATTAGTACATCACTTATGTCAGCAAGTTTTTCAAAAAGAAACAAAATTTTTGTTATTTGTTTAGCAGAAGAGGTAGAAAAATATTCTAATTTAAAATTTATCAAGGTTTTAGATTGAGGATTATCAATATAGTTATAGATCCATTCAAAAAGAGGATGATAAAATTCAATAGCATTTTCAGGTAATGATCTTTCAGATATTTCTAAAACACCTTTATCTGCATCAAAATTTATTCTTGGTGTATCATTTGTTGGTTCTATAATTAATGGATCCATATTTTTAATTTTTATAAATAATATTTAAAGATAATTAAATTTATAAAAAGTTTATTGATTTAAGGAAATAAAAAAAGTAAAAATATTAATATTCTAATAATTCAAAATTCAGATTAATTAATTTAGAATATCTTGTACCTGATGAAAGCATATCAACATCTTCTAGCCTATAGTACCACCTGATAATAATTTTATAATCAATTGATAATTTTTCTAAGAACAGTAAAATTTTTGTTATTTGTTTTGCTGAAGATGTATTAAAATAATCTAATTTAAAATCAAAATAAGTTACGGGATTTGTATTATATTTATATTGTTCAAGCCAATCGAAGATAGGTTTATAGAAATCTACTGCATTTTCAGGTAAAGATTTGCCTGAAATAGAAAAAATATTATTTTCAGGATTGAAATTTACTTCTGGAGTATCTTCTGTTCCCTCAAAAAATAGTGTATCCATATTTTATATACATTTTATTTTTATTGAACACCTGTCTGAAGGGTGAAAAACGAACTTTCTTCGTCAATTTTATAAATATTATAATTTAGTTCTCCTTTACTTTTTAATCTTAATTCAATAAGCCCAAGACCTGATTCTTTACTGCTATCAATTTCGAAATTAAATAAGCTTTTATTATAAAAATCGTTTAATTCATTAAAAGTGAGATTATTAACATAATTTATCCTTTCTTCAAGCAATTCAACTTTATTGTTTCTAATATAATTACCGGTGTTTAAAAAATATTTATCTTCTTGTTCAATAATGAAAAATATTCCAGGATTACCTTCCCCATCAACACTGTTATCAGCATGTTTTACAATGTTTTGAAGCATTTCAACCATAATATTAAAAACTCTTTTCTTTAAACTTACAGTGCCAATCATATGCCCTTCAATTATTGATAACAGGCTAATAAGACTATCCTGATTAAATATGCCATTAAAAATAAGCAGAACATTTTTATCGTTAAGAATTTTATGAAGTTGTTTTATATTATCAATTGAATATAAACTACTATCGTCTTGAACATTATCAGTATTTTTATCCTGACAATAAGATATTTCAGTATGAAGATAAAAATATGAATATTCATCATTAACTTCACGAAAATCAAATGCTAATTTATTCCCAGATTTTCTTGCCATTTCAATTAAACCAAGCCCGGCACCCCCTTTACTTGAAATAATATTATCGTTTAAAACTTCCTTATAATATTGTTTTAGTTCATCTTTTTCAAGACTGTTAATCTTATGTAATTGCTTTGTAAGTGGTTCTATATTATTTTTAACAATTAGATTTCCTGTTGTAACAAAGTATTTATTATTTTTTTGCTGAATTACAAAAATTCCAGAGCTGTTAAGTTCATTGATAAGGTGTTCTTCCTGATGGCGTGTAATATTTTGAAGCCCTTCTACCATAATTGAGAATACTCTTTTCTTAATTTTTGAAGATTCCTTTGACTTATCCAGATTTATTTCTGTTAAAGCTATTATATTATCGGTTATAGTTTGTGTGAATAAACCTCGATAAATATAATTAAGGTTATCCTTTTGCATTCCTTGAAATAATTCAAAGCCAAAATCTAATTTATCATCTATAGTTCCCATTTAAAGAAATAATTTTTATTATAAAGATAATGTTTTTATGATGTTATCTCAAATTTTTTATACCGGATTTAAAAAGTTTTTACACTCTGGTAAAAAATATATAAATTATATTAATATAATTATGATTTTACTTATACAACTATTGTTATTTCAATATGTATTAAACTTAAATTTTAATTATAATCACAAAAAATAAAATATAAATATAAAAAAAAAAAACAATATATATAAAGATTTTTGTTTTTTACTTAAATGAATTAAGAAATAACAATAAATATTGTATAATTTACTTTAATTTTAACAAAAAATCTTTAGCAGTATTAAATATTTCATCATTTTCGTAATTTCTTATATTTTTAAGTTTCCCTTGTAACATCAAACTTTGTGCATCTTCTTTTATATTTAATATATTTAATGCTGCCCATTGATATGATGAAAAAGTTTTATTATTAATTTGCTTGTAATATGCAATATCAGCTAAATGATGTGCTAAAAGATAATTATTTTTTCTAAAATCATTAGGAATATAATGATTCTTAACTCGTAAAGAAATGTTGTATTTTTCTGATAATCTTACAATTAACTTATTAAGTTTTAATAGGTATGATTTTTTAGGACCATAACTTCCTTTAATGAAAATATCTTTATATTTTTTTGATAATCCATATTTATACTGGTCAAGTAGTGAGTACAAATAATTTTTCATTGATTCACCAAGTGAAAGTGATGAAAAAAGAATAAAATCGGCATTTACTTCTTTTGCTTTTTTAAAAAGATTATCAAGTTGTTCTTCTGAATCCCAAATATATGGCAAAACAGGCATTAAACAAATTCCAACATATAATCCTTCTGACTTTAATTTTGCTATTGCTTCGAAACGCTTGGTGGGACTTGGACTAAATGGTTCAAAATATTTGGCAGAACTGTCTGAAGTGGTATTTATTGTAAATGCAATACATAAATATGAATTATTTGAAAGTTCTTTTAATAAATCAATATCACGTAATATTAAATCAGATTTTGTTAGTAAAAAACATGGCCAATTATGCTTAATTAAAATAGAAAGAACTGACCTTGTAATTTTGAACTTTTCTTCTATTGGTTGATAAGCATCGCATACTCCACCAAATGAAACTATATCCGGCAATAGAGTTCTTGCATTAATTATTCTTTTATCTAAAACTTTATCAGCATCTGTTTTTATACCAACAAGATTATCAAATTCTTTAACATTATATTTATTTCGTCTTGCATCACAATAAATACAACAATGCTTACAACCACGATATGGATTTAATGTATAGCGACACCAAAACCATGTGTCAATATATTTAAGTTTGTTTATAATTGATTTATATTCAATTTGTTGATATTCCATAACTAATTGAGAAGTTACTAAATTTACAATTTTATCCTATATTACTTATAAGGTGCTACGTGTGCTCCCGTGCCGTTCATTAATTGTTTGAACTATAAATCAAGAACTTTTTCAAGTTTGTTTTTTAATTGCGGTAATTTATTATGAAGTATTTGCCAGATTTCTTTATCATCAATACCGAAATAATCATGTGCTATGATGTTTCTGAATGAATTAATTTTGCGCCATTCAATATCAGAATGGTTATTCTTAAAATTTCCACTTAATTTGCTAACCATTTCACCAATTACTACAAAATTCATCATTATTGCATCAAATCGTATATAATCATTTTTAAAATCTTCTACTGATGTTAATGATTTAGAAATGTCAAATATTTTATTTGCTGCCTCGAGCATGTTAAAACATATAGCTTTATCAGTATTATACATATATAGTATCTTTTAAGATTAATGGCTTAAAAATAGGCTTTATAGCTTTTTCTCTACATATATCAATCTTTTTATTAAATTTTAATACTAAAAATTCACGTAATTCGAATTTTTTATCAAATAAATTATCAGTATTATCTTCAAATTCAATAATAATATCAATGTCACTATTATCAGTTTGTTCCCCTCTTGCATATGAACCAAATATACCTATTTTTATGACATTAAATTTTGTTTTAAAATACTCTTTATTTGCCCTGAGGAAATTCAATATGTCGGTTTTATCTAACATTCTTTTTTAAATTCATTAATTATCAAAACACTAAATTATAAACATTATGCTTACACAAAGTAACAAATTTGATTTTACTGGACAAAATATTTTCTCAAGACCAAAATGCTGAAAATTCAGCAAAGTATTTATAAAAAAAATTATATCAGGGAATTATTATTCAGCAATTATGTTACAATATTTTAAATCATAAATCATAAATCGTAAATCTAAAATTTATATATCTATTTCTCCTTTAAAAACATTTTCAACAGCACCTTCAAGCCAGATATTATTAAAAAGATTCTTGTTTTTATTATATTCAAATGAAACTTTAATATTACCTCCTTTTGTAACAACTTTTACAACATTTTCACAAGAATTTTTTAATAAAAAATAGCTTAAAGCAGAAGCAACAACTCCTGTTCCGCATGACAATGTTTCATTTTCTACGCCTCTTTCGTATGTTCTAACATTTATAAAATTCTTAAAAATCTCAACAAAATCTACATTCGTTCCCAATTTTTTAAATCTATCATTATATCTTATTTTTTTCCCTTCGTCATATACTTTAAATTGTTTTATATTATTAATAAATTTAACATAATGAGGAGAACCGGTATTAAGATAAAAGTGAGATGTTCCTTCCTCAATTTTATTTACATCTTTTAATTCTAATTTAACATAATTTGAACTAATAATTTCAGCATGATGAATACCGTCAATTGCTTCAAATTCACAATATTTATCAATTAATCCAATATGATTACTAAATGATACAGAACATCTGCCACCGTTTCCACACATTGTTCCTTCATTACCATTAGAGTTGAAGTATTTCATTGAAAAATGTAATTCCGGATGATTTTCAATCAGTATCACTCCGTCTGCTCCTATGCCAAATCGTCGGTTACATAGAAACCTAATAATTTCAGGATTGTTTTTATCAAATATATTGTTTCTATTATCAATAATTATAAAATCGTTCCCTGTGGCTTGATATTTATAAAATTTTAACTTCATTTAACTTTTTTTATACAATACTAATAATTTATTTTTCGTTTAACAATAATACTGACTTATTATCAAATTTATTTATTATATTATACTCAAATAATGATGTTAATAATTTGTCGGCACAGCCAAACCGTACTATCAATTACATATTTATTACATTAATAGATGTTTGGTATAATAATAGGGCATAATTTTTGTTAGATAAATTTATTAAATAAAATTAATGAATTATGAAGTTAAAAAAAATTATTGGAACATTTTTAATTGCATTAACCGGTGGAATAGTTGCATTCTTTTTATTCTCAGTATTTGTTACTGAAAACAATAAACAGGTTTTAATACAAGAAAAATTGCCTGTAACATTTACCGGTAATAGTAGTCAAGCTACTTCGATAAGTGTTGATTTTACTGAAGCTGCAAGAAAATCAATAAATGCTGTGGTACATGTTAAGACTTCGTATAAACAAACAGTTAGTGATTCATATTCATTATATGATTTCTTTTTTGGAAACAGGAATTATCAACAACGGGAAGTTCCAATTGCATTTGGTTCAGGTGTTATTATTACAAAAGACGGATATATTGTTACAAATAATCATGTAATAAAAAATTCAGATAATATTGAAGTTGTATTAAACGACAGAAGAAGTTATCTGGCAAAAATTGTAGGAACTGACCCAACAACAGATATTGCTTTATTAAAAATAGATGAAAAAGATTTACCTTATATTTCGTATGCTAATTCCGATGACCTTCAGGTAGGTGAATGGGTACTGGCTGTTGGTAATCCGTTTAATTTAACTTCTACTGTTACAGCAGGTATAGTAAGCGCCAAAGCAAGAAATATTAATATTTTAAAAAACAAATTAGCAATTGAATCATTTATACAAACCGATGCTGCTGTAAATGCAGGCAATAGTGGAGGTGCATTAGTAAATATTGAAGGTGAACTTATTGGAATAAATACTGCTATTGCTACTGGTACAGGTTATTATTATGGTTATTCATTTGCAATTCCATCAAATATTGTTAAAAAAGTTGTTTCAGATATTATTGAATTTGGAGAAGTACAGAGAGCTATCCTTGGTGTTACAATAATGGATATAAATGCCAAACTTGCTGAAGAATTAAATATTGATAAAATCGAAGGTGTTTTAGTTAACAATGTTTTAAATAATGGAGCTGCAGATAATGCTGGAATTGAAAAAGGTGATTTAATTATTAAAATTGGGAAAAATAATATAAATACAGTTTCTGAATTATTAGAACAAATAGGGAAATTCAGACCGGGAGACAAAGTTGATATTACAATTAAGAAAAATCATAAATATAAAACGGTTTTAGTAACATTACAAAATCTTGAGGGTAATACTAATATTCTAAAAAGTGAAGAATTAATAATTTTAGGTGCCAAATTTGAAAAATTATCTAATGATGATTTAAAACGATTAAGAATAAGCAATGGCTTAAAAATTATTGAACTTTCATCCGGGAAATTTAAAAGTGCCGGTATTAAAGAAGGGTTTATTATAATTCATGTTAATAGGGAGAGAGTTGAAAATATACAGGAACTTAAAAATGTAATAAACAATATAGAAGGAGGTATATATATTGAAGGAATATATCCGAATGGAATGGCTGCTTATTATGCTTTTGGTATGTAACTGTATTATAATAAAACAACTGATTAGCTAAACCCTCGGAATTTTACTAATCAACTGAAAACAAATATATTACAACTTGTATTTTTATAATTTCATTTAAACTCGGGGGTTTTTACCAATAAAATCTAAAAATTGATATTTAATTTAATAATATAGGTAACAATTTTTTATAATTTTCGTAAGAAGAAAGAAGGTTTATTTAAAACAAGTATATAAATACCTCCCTGACAAGATTGTTGGAGTTGAAAACAAAAATTTAATCAGGATTTTAAACAAATAAATTATTCGGATTATATAATATTTCGAATTATTTTATTGTTTATTTAAAACTTTATTGACTTGAATGTTAAAAAAGCATAGATTTGCAAAATAATCGGTATAAATAATAATGAGACAATTAAAAATAACAAAATCAATTACTAATCGTGAAAGTGCTTCGTTAGATAAGTATTTGCAGGAAATTGGTAGAGAAGAGCTAATTACAGTAGAAGAAGAAGTTGATTTAGCTCAGAGAATTAGAAAAGGTGATAGAATTGCTTTAGAAAAATTAACTAAAGCAAATTTAAGATTTGTGGTATCAGTTGCAAAACAATATCAAAACCAGGGATTAAGTTTACCTGATTTAATTAATGAAGGTAATTTAGGATTAATAAAAGCTGCCGAAAAATTTGATGAAACCAGGGGATTCAAATTTATATCTTACGCAGTATGGTGGATAAGACAATCAATTTTGCAGGCACTTGCCGAGCAATCAAGAATAGTAAGACTGCCATTAAATCAGGTAGGTTCCTTAAATAAAATAAATAAGGCATTTTCAAAATTTGAACAGGAAAATGAACGTATCCCATCACCTGATGAACTTGCAGATGTTTTAGAATTACCTAAAGATAAAGTAGTTGATACCTTAAGGGTAGCAGGTCGTCATATTTCAGTTGATGCACCGTTTGTTGCTGGTGAAGACAATAGTTTATTAGATGTTATTGAAAACAAAGATTCGCCAATTGCTGACAATAAATTATTAAGCGAATCATTATGTAAAGAAATTGACAGAGCATTGGCAACTTTAACAGAAAGAGAAAGAGATATTATAAAATTATTTTTTGGTATAGGTTTACAGGAAATGACTCTTGAAGAAATAGGAGAGAGGTTTGGGTTAACAAGAGAAAGAGTACGACAAATTAAAGAAAAAGCAATAAGAAGATTAAGACATACATCCCGAAGCAAATTGCTTAAAACATATTTAGGTTAGGGTTTTATTATTTTTTAATTTAAGTATTTTTTCAAGTTCATACATTTCATCGCGGTATCGTGTTGCTTCTATAAAATTAAGTTCCTTTGCAGATTTTTCCATTAGTTTTTTTGTATTTGCAATTGCTTTTATTAAAGCATTTTTGTTCATATATTTAACGATAGGGTCGGCAGCAATATCAGGTTTTTCTTTTTTATAATAGTATTTTTCTTTAGGTTTCTTTTCAGCAGTATCACCCATAAATGATTTTGATGATTTAATTATTTGTTTTGGAGTTATTTTATATTTTTCATTGTATAATAATTGTTTTTCTCTTCTTCTATTGGTTTCATCAATTGACTTTTGCATTGATTGTGTAATCTTATCAGCGTACATAATAACTTTTCCGTTTATATTTCTTGCCGCTCTGCCTGCTGTTTGAGTTAAGGCTCTTGATGATCTTAAAAAACCTTCTTTATCAGCATCAAGAATAGCAACAAGAGATACTTCAGGCAGGTCTAATCCTTCACGTAACAAATTAACTCCGACTAACACATCAATTAATCCTTTTCTGAGATTTTCCATTATTTTAACTCTGTCAAGAGTAGTGATATCAGAATGAATATAGCTACATTTAATATTCAAATTAATGAAATATTTTGAGAGTTCTTCTGCCATTCTTTTTGTTAATGTTGTAACTAAAATTCTTTCGTTTTTTACACTCCTATTTATAATTTCTTCAACAAGATTATCTATTTGGTTAAGACTTGGACGTACTTCAATATCAGGGTCAAGTAAGCCGGTTGGTCTAATTACTTGCTCAACAATAATTCCTTTTGATTTTTCAAGTTCATAATCGGCAGGAGTTGCACTTAAAAATATTATCTGATTGATTATTTTTTCAAATTCATTAAATGTTAAAGGTCTGTTGTCTAAAGCTGCAGATAGGCGAAAACCATATTCAATCAAATTTTGTTTTCTTGACTTGTCGCCTCCGTACATTGCCCTGATTTGTGGTATTGTAGCATGACTTTCATCAATTATTGTAATAAAATCATCAGGAAAATAATCAAATAAACAAAAAGGTCTTGTACCCTGTTTTCTTCCGTCAAAATATCTTGAATAATTTTCAATTCCCGAACAATGTCCTAATTCTCTTATCATTTCAAGGTCATAATTTACTCTTTCATATAATCTTTTTGCTTCAGATACTTTATTAATATATTTAAAAGATTCTACTTGTTTAACCATATCATCCTGAATATTAATTATTGCATTTTGAATACGATTATTTGTAGTTATAAAAATATTAGCAGGATAAATTATTATTTGTTCCAAATCATTTAAAGTATGACCACTATATGGATCAATTGAAAATATTTCTTCTATTTCGTCACCGAAAAAAACCAAACGATATGCAAAATCGCTATGTGCAGGGAAAATATCAACATTTTCACCTTTAACTCTGAAGTTACCTCTTCTAAAGTCAATTTCATTTCGAGAGTAAAGACTATTTACAAATTTTCTTAATAATTGATTTCTTGAAATTAACTGTCCTTTTTTAATTTTAATTATATTTTTATGAAAATCTTCGGGGTTACCAATTCCATACAAACATGAAACTGATGAAATAACAATAACATCTTTTCTCCCGGACAATAAAGATGAAGTAGTTTTTAGTCTTAATTTTTCTATTTCATCATTAATTGACAGGTCTTTTTCAATATAAGTATCGGTTACAGGAATATATGCTTCGGGTTGATAATAATCGTAATAGGATACAAAATATTCAACTGCATTATCAGGGAAAAACTGTTTGAATTCGCCGTATAATTGAGCAGCAAGAGTTTTGTTGTGACTTATAACAAGAGTCGGTCTTTGAATGTTATTAATTAAATTAGCAATTGTAAATGTTTTTCCTGATCCTGTAACTCCTAATAAAGTCTGAAACTTTGTATTGTTTTTTATTTCTTCTGTTAGTTGTTTAATAGCTTCGGGCTGGTCGCCGGTTGGTTGATAATCAGAGATTAATTTGAATTTCATTTATTATTTAATCTGTATAATGCAAAAAATTTATTATGTAATTTATTTTGTAATCGTTCACACTTTATTTTTTATTAAGAATCATATAAACAGGGAAATGATCGCTATATCCTCCTACATATTTACTACCTATGTATGTCCTGTTTGGGTGTTTTATTCCGGTATTTTTATTAGTATAACAAATCCATATAGGCTTATAAATATGACCTCCGTTATAATTTGTATAATAACCTTTACTTGTTTTTAAAAGACT from the Bacteroidales bacterium genome contains:
- the uvrB gene encoding excinuclease ABC subunit UvrB, producing MKFKLISDYQPTGDQPEAIKQLTEEIKNNTKFQTLLGVTGSGKTFTIANLINNIQRPTLVISHNKTLAAQLYGEFKQFFPDNAVEYFVSYYDYYQPEAYIPVTDTYIEKDLSINDEIEKLRLKTTSSLLSGRKDVIVISSVSCLYGIGNPEDFHKNIIKIKKGQLISRNQLLRKFVNSLYSRNEIDFRRGNFRVKGENVDIFPAHSDFAYRLVFFGDEIEEIFSIDPYSGHTLNDLEQIIIYPANIFITTNNRIQNAIINIQDDMVKQVESFKYINKVSEAKRLYERVNYDLEMIRELGHCSGIENYSRYFDGRKQGTRPFCLFDYFPDDFITIIDESHATIPQIRAMYGGDKSRKQNLIEYGFRLSAALDNRPLTFNEFEKIINQIIFLSATPADYELEKSKGIIVEQVIRPTGLLDPDIEVRPSLNQIDNLVEEIINRSVKNERILVTTLTKRMAEELSKYFINLNIKCSYIHSDITTLDRVKIMENLRKGLIDVLVGVNLLREGLDLPEVSLVAILDADKEGFLRSSRALTQTAGRAARNINGKVIMYADKITQSMQKSIDETNRRREKQLLYNEKYKITPKQIIKSSKSFMGDTAEKKPKEKYYYKKEKPDIAADPIVKYMNKNALIKAIANTKKLMEKSAKELNFIEATRYRDEMYELEKILKLKNNKTLT